Proteins found in one Nostoc sp. NIES-3756 genomic segment:
- a CDS encoding glycosyltransferase family 2 protein, which translates to MFISVVIPTYNRRPILEKCLRALEVQTLSASTVIRDYEIVLVDDGSTDGTLNWLAAHKQEFPHVRWFEQDHAGPAAARNLGVEQAQGDIIIFIDSDLVVLENFLQAHSDALVQGQEKLESDRFFTYGAVINTCNFDNPTAEPYKITDFSAAFFATGNVAIPKHWLEKAGLFDTGFQLYGWEDLELGVRLKNLGLQLIKCPTAVGYHWHPPFNLDQIPNLIDKEIQRGRMGVLFYKKHPTWEVRMMIQMTWLHRLLWGILSFNGALNEKTMAPLLQWLIKSGRSQLALEIARIFLNWYNVKGVYEAYAQLNLE; encoded by the coding sequence GTGTTTATTAGTGTTGTTATACCGACTTACAACCGCCGTCCGATTTTAGAAAAGTGTCTGCGTGCTTTAGAAGTGCAGACGCTGAGTGCATCGACCGTCATTAGAGACTACGAAATTGTTTTAGTAGATGATGGTTCTACAGATGGCACATTAAATTGGTTAGCAGCACATAAACAAGAGTTTCCCCATGTGCGGTGGTTTGAACAAGACCATGCAGGGCCTGCGGCGGCGCGGAATTTGGGCGTAGAACAGGCGCAGGGAGACATAATTATCTTTATTGATAGCGATTTAGTAGTATTGGAAAACTTCCTACAAGCTCATAGTGATGCTTTAGTGCAGGGACAAGAGAAACTAGAAAGCGATCGCTTTTTTACATACGGTGCAGTAATTAATACTTGTAATTTCGATAATCCCACGGCTGAACCTTACAAAATTACAGACTTTTCCGCCGCTTTTTTTGCCACAGGTAACGTCGCCATCCCTAAACATTGGCTAGAAAAAGCAGGTTTATTTGATACAGGCTTTCAACTCTACGGTTGGGAAGATTTAGAGTTAGGTGTCAGGCTTAAAAACCTGGGATTACAACTAATTAAATGTCCTACGGCTGTTGGTTATCACTGGCATCCACCATTTAATTTAGACCAAATACCCAACTTAATAGACAAAGAAATTCAACGCGGACGTATGGGTGTTTTATTTTATAAAAAACATCCCACATGGGAAGTGCGGATGATGATTCAAATGACATGGTTGCACCGTCTATTATGGGGAATACTTTCATTCAATGGCGCACTGAATGAAAAAACAATGGCTCCTTTGTTGCAGTGGTTAATCAAGTCTGGTAGATCCCAATTAGCTTTAGAAATAGCGCGAATTTTCCTCAACTGGTACAACGTTAAGGGTGTATATGAGGCTTATGCTCAATTGAATCTTGAGTAG
- a CDS encoding PhoX family protein, translating into MKGRFHPKNNVTINPSRNESILDVIDRMSMSRRKFIFTAASASVMTVVGEASIGGFLQSVEASPIPKSRGFAGIGFKSIPPNLFNSSTGLLQKDLVSVPEGYEAKVLFAWGDPILPGAPNWQVDASQSATDQEKQIGMHHDGMHYFPLSYGNPVSRTVSSQARSLRSFFNQPINSGLLCVNHEYTHDDILHGFEGLGPSNVPVPLQKVRKSQAAHGVSVVEIAKKGNEWTYERNSPYNRRITANTKMRVSGPAAGDALLRSKKFDITANGSIEIGINDGYTAYGTLNNCANGYTPWGTYLTCEENWNGYFANSTLAANSTPDVETIPGIDKSDVLTGQRRYGIPSRSSYRWPEADPRFNANTNPLESHLFGWVVEIDPYDPQSIPVKRTALGRFKHESAQVVVDDNKRVAFYMGDDERNEYIYKFVCAQPYNPGNRAANRDLLDSGVLYVAKFHSNGTGQWIPLVFGQNGLTPENGFRSQAEVLVKTRQAADRVGATMMDRPEWTAVRPRIGGFREIEVYCTLTNNNRRGGTTSNSPDGTTSAGSARPPVDAANPRSNNIYGHIIRWREDGRNVTATSFAWDIFLLAGDKTKADPNLRGNINGDDLGAPDGLWFDDFGRLWIQTDQSGDGQGDWDKIGGNTMSCADPNTKQVRRFLTSPTDCEVTGITTTPDGKAMFINIQHPGEAGTPDDPDKTSNWPHSQGYGPSGRPRSATVVITRKDGGVIGGL; encoded by the coding sequence ATGAAAGGACGCTTTCACCCGAAAAACAACGTAACCATTAACCCATCTCGTAATGAGTCAATTCTTGATGTGATTGACCGTATGAGCATGAGCCGTCGGAAGTTCATCTTCACAGCAGCTAGTGCATCAGTAATGACTGTTGTTGGTGAGGCTTCTATTGGTGGCTTTCTCCAGAGTGTGGAAGCCTCACCAATTCCCAAATCAAGGGGATTTGCTGGTATTGGCTTCAAGAGTATTCCTCCAAATCTATTTAACTCTTCGACAGGTCTTTTGCAAAAAGACTTGGTTAGTGTTCCGGAAGGGTATGAAGCCAAGGTATTGTTTGCTTGGGGTGATCCAATTTTACCTGGTGCGCCTAACTGGCAAGTTGATGCTTCCCAAAGTGCCACAGACCAGGAAAAGCAAATTGGAATGCACCATGACGGGATGCACTACTTCCCACTATCTTATGGAAATCCTGTAAGTCGAACAGTCAGTTCACAAGCCAGATCACTAAGAAGCTTCTTCAATCAGCCAATAAATTCTGGCTTGTTGTGTGTTAACCACGAATATACCCATGATGATATTCTGCATGGATTTGAAGGTCTAGGCCCCAGTAACGTCCCAGTTCCTCTTCAAAAGGTGCGGAAATCTCAAGCGGCTCATGGTGTGTCTGTTGTGGAAATCGCCAAAAAAGGCAATGAATGGACTTATGAGCGCAATTCTCCTTACAATCGTCGCATTACCGCTAACACAAAGATGCGAGTTTCTGGGCCTGCGGCTGGTGATGCGTTATTAAGGTCGAAGAAGTTTGATATTACTGCCAATGGCTCTATTGAAATTGGGATTAACGATGGCTATACAGCATACGGTACTCTTAACAACTGCGCTAATGGTTACACACCTTGGGGTACTTACTTAACCTGTGAGGAAAACTGGAACGGTTACTTTGCTAACTCTACATTAGCTGCTAACTCTACACCTGATGTAGAGACAATTCCTGGCATAGATAAGTCTGATGTTTTAACAGGACAAAGACGTTACGGTATCCCCAGCCGCTCCAGCTATCGTTGGCCTGAGGCTGATCCTCGCTTTAATGCCAACACTAACCCCTTAGAATCCCATTTATTCGGTTGGGTAGTTGAAATTGATCCCTACGACCCTCAGAGCATACCAGTTAAGCGCACTGCTCTTGGTAGGTTCAAACATGAAAGCGCTCAAGTTGTTGTTGACGACAATAAACGTGTTGCTTTCTATATGGGTGATGATGAGCGTAACGAGTACATTTACAAGTTTGTTTGCGCTCAACCCTATAACCCAGGAAATCGTGCTGCTAACCGTGATTTACTTGACAGTGGTGTTCTTTACGTTGCTAAGTTTCATAGCAATGGTACTGGTCAATGGATACCTTTAGTCTTTGGACAAAATGGTTTAACACCTGAGAATGGTTTTAGAAGTCAGGCTGAAGTGTTGGTCAAGACTCGTCAGGCGGCGGATCGAGTCGGTGCAACCATGATGGATAGACCAGAATGGACTGCTGTACGTCCTCGGATTGGTGGATTTAGAGAAATTGAGGTTTACTGTACATTAACAAACAATAACCGTCGCGGTGGCACTACTTCTAACAGTCCCGATGGTACAACATCAGCAGGTAGCGCACGTCCTCCTGTAGATGCTGCTAACCCACGTTCTAACAATATCTATGGTCACATCATTCGCTGGCGTGAAGATGGACGCAATGTGACAGCAACTAGTTTTGCGTGGGATATTTTCCTTCTGGCTGGTGACAAGACCAAAGCCGATCCAAATCTTCGCGGAAATATCAATGGTGATGACTTGGGTGCGCCGGATGGTCTTTGGTTTGATGACTTCGGTCGCCTCTGGATTCAGACTGATCAATCAGGTGACGGTCAGGGAGATTGGGACAAAATCGGTGGTAATACTATGTCTTGTGCTGACCCTAATACTAAGCAGGTTCGGCGTTTCTTGACCAGCCCTACAGACTGTGAAGTGACTGGTATTACTACTACACCCGATGGCAAAGCAATGTTCATCAATATTCAGCATCCTGGTGAAGCTGGAACTCCTGATGATCCCGATAAGACGAGTAACTGGCCTCATAGTCAAGGTTATGGCCCATCTGGTCGTCCACGTTCTGCAACGGTAGTCATTACCCGCAAAGATGGTGGCGTTATTGGTGGTCTGTAA
- a CDS encoding acyl-CoA thioesterase, with product MSEEQSSQAQLPPTDAIELSSLRQFERWFEYPVRVHPHHTDYTGIVWHGTYLTWMEEARVECLRSIGVEFADLVALGCDLPVVELTVRYHRAVELGMAVVVKTRMVDVTGVRINWDYAIVSTDGQQLFVTAKVTLVALDKERGKIMRQLPTNVKDALAKFSALHSN from the coding sequence ATGTCTGAAGAACAATCTAGCCAAGCACAATTGCCGCCTACTGATGCCATAGAACTTTCATCGCTACGTCAGTTCGAGAGATGGTTTGAGTATCCTGTGAGAGTTCATCCCCATCATACTGACTATACAGGTATTGTTTGGCATGGCACTTATCTAACTTGGATGGAAGAAGCAAGAGTAGAATGTTTGCGTTCTATCGGGGTTGAGTTTGCCGATTTAGTGGCCTTAGGCTGCGACTTACCCGTAGTAGAACTTACTGTGCGCTACCATCGTGCAGTTGAGTTAGGTATGGCTGTGGTGGTTAAAACTCGCATGGTTGATGTTACAGGTGTGCGCATCAACTGGGATTATGCAATTGTTTCCACAGATGGACAGCAATTATTTGTAACTGCCAAAGTAACATTAGTAGCCTTAGATAAAGAAAGAGGCAAAATCATGCGTCAGTTACCTACAAACGTTAAAGATGCCTTAGCAAAGTTTTCAGCTTTACACAGTAACTGA
- a CDS encoding LPXTG cell wall anchor domain-containing protein has protein sequence MAVGGTAIAATAGLFIKRKKKVTKTTLVG, from the coding sequence TTGGCTGTTGGTGGGACTGCGATCGCAGCTACTGCGGGACTCTTCATCAAGCGTAAGAAAAAAGTCACAAAAACCACATTAGTAGGCTAG
- the dxr gene encoding 1-deoxy-D-xylulose-5-phosphate reductoisomerase yields MKSITLVGSTGSIGTQTLDIVTQHPDQFRIVGLAAGSNVEMLAEQIRKFRPQIAAISAAEKLPALQAAIKDLDPQPILLGGEAGVIEVARYGDAETVVTGIVGCAGLLPTIAAIEAGKDIALANKETLIAGGPVVLPLVEKHGVKLLPADSEHSAIFQCLQGVPKDGLRKIILTASGGAFRDWDVERLAQVTVADALKHPNWSMGRKITVDSATLMNKGLEVIEAHFLFGLDYKDIEIVIHPQSIIHSLIELQDTSVLAQLGWPDMRLPLLYALSWPERIYTEWERLDLVKAGNLTFREPDHHKYPCMQLAYAAGLAGGSMPAVLNAANEQAVALFLEEKIRFLDIPRCIELVCDRHQNDNCANPSLDDILAADQWARQEVLTATKNLPTQPQIISVH; encoded by the coding sequence GTGAAAAGTATTACTCTTGTTGGTTCCACTGGTTCCATTGGTACTCAGACTTTAGATATCGTCACTCAGCACCCAGATCAGTTTCGGATTGTGGGGTTGGCGGCGGGAAGTAACGTGGAAATGTTAGCAGAACAAATCCGCAAGTTTCGTCCACAAATAGCGGCGATTTCTGCTGCGGAAAAATTGCCAGCACTGCAAGCAGCGATTAAAGACCTTGATCCCCAACCTATTTTATTAGGGGGTGAGGCTGGAGTGATTGAGGTTGCCCGTTATGGCGATGCGGAAACAGTCGTCACCGGTATTGTCGGTTGTGCGGGTTTACTACCCACAATCGCCGCCATAGAAGCAGGTAAAGACATCGCTTTGGCAAATAAGGAAACCCTCATCGCTGGGGGGCCTGTGGTGTTGCCTTTAGTGGAAAAACACGGTGTTAAATTACTCCCAGCCGATTCTGAACATTCTGCTATCTTTCAATGCCTCCAAGGCGTACCTAAAGATGGCTTAAGGAAGATTATACTCACAGCTTCTGGTGGCGCTTTTCGGGATTGGGATGTGGAAAGATTGGCGCAAGTGACTGTTGCTGATGCCTTGAAACATCCTAACTGGTCTATGGGGCGGAAAATTACTGTAGACTCAGCGACTTTGATGAATAAGGGTTTGGAAGTGATTGAGGCTCACTTCTTGTTTGGGTTAGATTACAAAGATATAGAAATCGTCATCCATCCCCAAAGCATTATTCACTCACTGATTGAGTTGCAAGATACTTCTGTTTTAGCTCAACTGGGCTGGCCGGATATGCGTTTACCCTTGTTATATGCTTTGTCTTGGCCGGAACGCATCTATACCGAATGGGAACGCCTAGATTTAGTCAAAGCTGGTAATTTGACCTTCCGCGAACCAGACCATCACAAGTATCCTTGTATGCAGTTGGCTTACGCAGCCGGGTTAGCTGGCGGTTCTATGCCGGCTGTGTTAAATGCTGCGAATGAACAGGCTGTAGCTTTATTCTTGGAGGAGAAAATCAGATTTTTAGATATTCCTCGGTGTATCGAACTAGTGTGCGATCGCCATCAAAACGATAACTGTGCAAATCCTTCTTTAGATGATATTTTGGCAGCAGATCAATGGGCAAGGCAAGAAGTTTTAACAGCTACTAAAAATTTACCAACTCAACCTCAGATAATTTCTGTACACTAA